The following are encoded in a window of Sminthopsis crassicaudata isolate SCR6 chromosome 5, ASM4859323v1, whole genome shotgun sequence genomic DNA:
- the LRRC23 gene encoding leucine-rich repeat-containing protein 23 isoform X2 has translation MSDDEDMEEYDPEEEEPEEEKDEKETDEEEKEEGEEAEEFIPNPITEDIMKEGLSLLCKTGNGLSHAYVKLEAKDKELTDISLLSSYIHLRYVDLSENRLTELSPLNNLTHLLWLKLDYNRLQSARMVELPYLQIASFAYNQIVDTEGITHPKLNSLDLKGNNIKKITGLDPQKLTNLHTLELRGNQLESTLGLELPKLKSLYLAQNQLKKIEGIGMLQQLSTLHLRDNKISDLDGFSSNMKLLQYLNLRTSMTVSSEVLGRHWSPPSLFSFSWKAHVLSPSLEEKEPFIPPPLDPGSWKHLQLSICERSDKESRKRKAGRPKGNSFKIIFIFIFLSKSGGDMEG, from the exons ATGTCTGATGATGAGGACATGGAAGAATATGACCCAGAGGAGGAGGAaccagaggaagaaaaagatgaaaaagaaacagatgaagaagagaaagaggaaggggaagaagctGAAGAG TTCATCCCCAACCCCATTACAGAGGACATAATGAAGGAAGGTCTCTCTTTGCTCTGCAAGACAGGCAATGGACTCTCTCATGCTTATGTGAAGCTGGAGGCCAAGGATaa GGAACTGACTGACATTTCTCTACTGTCCTCCTATATTCACCTGCGTTATGTGGATCTGTCTGAGAACCGGCTGACAGAGCTGTCACCGCTCAACAACCTGACTCACCTCCTCTGGCTCAAGCTTGACTACAACCGGCTACAGAGTGCCCGGATGGTAGAGCTGCCCTACTTGCAGATCGCCAGTTTTGCCTACAACCAAATTGTTGACACCGAAGGCATCACCCATCCCAAATTGAACAGCCTGGATCTCAAAG GGAACAACATCAAGAAGATAACAGGCTTAGACCCCCAAAAGCTCACGAACCTGCACACATTAGAGCTTCGAGGGAACCAATTGGAGAGTACACTGGGACTTGAACTCCCTAAGCTGAAGAGTCTGTACTTG GCTCAGAACCAGctgaagaaaatagaagggaTTGGAATGCTACAACAACTTAGTACTTTGCATCTTCGGGACAACAAAATCAGTGACCTGGATGGCTTCTCTTCTAATATGAAGTTGCTGCAGTACCTTAATCTTCG GACATCGATGACAGTGTCTTCTGAGGTGCTGGGGCGACACTGGTCCCCCccatcacttttttctttctcttggaaaGCCCATGTCCTTAGTCCATCCTTGGAGGAAAAGGAGCCATTCATTCCTCCTCCCCTGGATCCCGGGAGTTGGAAGCACCTCCAGCTCAGCATTTGTGAAAGGAGTgacaaggaaagcagaaaaaggaaGGCAGGCAGACCTAAAGggaattcctttaaaattatttttatttttatttttctcagcaaAAGTGGTGGGGATATGGAGGGATAA
- the LRRC23 gene encoding leucine-rich repeat-containing protein 23 isoform X1 — translation MSDDEDMEEYDPEEEEPEEEKDEKETDEEEKEEGEEAEEFIPNPITEDIMKEGLSLLCKTGNGLSHAYVKLEAKDKELTDISLLSSYIHLRYVDLSENRLTELSPLNNLTHLLWLKLDYNRLQSARMVELPYLQIASFAYNQIVDTEGITHPKLNSLDLKGNNIKKITGLDPQKLTNLHTLELRGNQLESTLGLELPKLKSLYLAQNQLKKIEGIGMLQQLSTLHLRDNKISDLDGFSSNMKLLQYLNLRGNLVANMSELIKLKELPQLRALILLENPCTDETDYRQEALIHLPQLERLDKEFFEEEERAEADEIRHRLKEEQEQELDQDLDAYADKEADDIDDSVF, via the exons ATGTCTGATGATGAGGACATGGAAGAATATGACCCAGAGGAGGAGGAaccagaggaagaaaaagatgaaaaagaaacagatgaagaagagaaagaggaaggggaagaagctGAAGAG TTCATCCCCAACCCCATTACAGAGGACATAATGAAGGAAGGTCTCTCTTTGCTCTGCAAGACAGGCAATGGACTCTCTCATGCTTATGTGAAGCTGGAGGCCAAGGATaa GGAACTGACTGACATTTCTCTACTGTCCTCCTATATTCACCTGCGTTATGTGGATCTGTCTGAGAACCGGCTGACAGAGCTGTCACCGCTCAACAACCTGACTCACCTCCTCTGGCTCAAGCTTGACTACAACCGGCTACAGAGTGCCCGGATGGTAGAGCTGCCCTACTTGCAGATCGCCAGTTTTGCCTACAACCAAATTGTTGACACCGAAGGCATCACCCATCCCAAATTGAACAGCCTGGATCTCAAAG GGAACAACATCAAGAAGATAACAGGCTTAGACCCCCAAAAGCTCACGAACCTGCACACATTAGAGCTTCGAGGGAACCAATTGGAGAGTACACTGGGACTTGAACTCCCTAAGCTGAAGAGTCTGTACTTG GCTCAGAACCAGctgaagaaaatagaagggaTTGGAATGCTACAACAACTTAGTACTTTGCATCTTCGGGACAACAAAATCAGTGACCTGGATGGCTTCTCTTCTAATATGAAGTTGCTGCAGTACCTTAATCTTCG AGGGAACTTAGTGGCAAATATGTCAGAGTTGATTAAACTGAAAGAGTTGCCTCAACTCCGGGCGCTGATCCTGTTGGAGAATCCATGCACAGATGAAACCGACTACAGACAAGAAGCCCTGATACATTTACCCCAGCTGGAACGGCTGGACAAGGAATTCtttgaggaggaggaaagggcagAGGCTGATGAAATTAGACACAGGTTAAAGGAAGAGCAAGAACAGGAACTGGATCAAGATCTGGATGCCTACGCAGATAAGGAGGCAGAT GACATCGATGACAGTGTCTTCTGA